A section of the Schistosoma haematobium chromosome ZW, whole genome shotgun sequence genome encodes:
- the USP14_2 gene encoding Ubiquitin carboxyl-terminal hydrolase 14, variant 4 (EggNog:ENOG41KOG1872~COG:T~MEROPS:MER0002667): MHEFCTPELQQKLLPMREKQRLKEDEVVNPSSQTNTFKSKPDSVRPDPFQNPDLYEPNFFADDPGSNNSGYYDLQGVLSHQGRTSTSGHYVAWVKKQGMWFKFDDDRVSQVTSEDILRLSGGGDWHCAYILLYGPHFIEKNACKDPSGSTV; the protein is encoded by the exons ATGCACGAATTTTGTACGCCTGAGTTGCAGCAGAAATTACTACCCATGCGTGAAAAACAGCGCCTCAAAGAAGATGAAGTGGTTAATCCCTCAAGTCAAACAAATACTTTCAAAAGTAAACCAG ATTCTGTACGACCTGATCCATTCCAAAATCCTGACTTGTACGAACCTAACTTTTTCGCTGATGATCCCGGTTCGAATAACTCTGGGTACTACGATCTTCAAGGTGTTTTGAGCCACCAAGGTAGGACAAGTACCAGTGGGCATTATGTTGCTTGGGTGAAAAAACAAG GAATGTGGTTTAAATTTGATGACGATCGTGTCAGCCAAGTGACCTCAGAAGATATTTTGCGCTTATCTGGAGGGGGTGATTGGCATTGTGCATATATTCTGTTATATGGGCCTCATTTCATAGAGAAGAATGCATGTAAGGATCCTTCTGGGAGTACCGTATGA